The following proteins come from a genomic window of Salvia hispanica cultivar TCC Black 2014 chromosome 4, UniMelb_Shisp_WGS_1.0, whole genome shotgun sequence:
- the LOC125224184 gene encoding chaperone protein dnaJ A7A, chloroplastic-like — MAGITCGSMRVVMWGVQPQLVFGSSAVVRASLSTHCLSKRAPSLSSTIFSQKPLGELFGSASYIKPRQSRGARLVVRAEKDFYSVLGVSKNANKSEIKSAYRKLARNYHPDVNKEPGAEDKFKEISNAYEVLSDDEKRSIYDKYGEAGLKGAGMGMGDFNNPFDIFESLFEGMGGMGGMGGRGSRSRATEGEDQVYNLILNFKDAVFGIEKEIEITRLESCSTCNGSGAKPGTTPTKCSTCGGQGQVVASTRTPLGVFQQVMTCSTCGGEGEVSTPCNTCGGEGRVRKSKRISLKVPAGVDSGSRLRVRNEGNAGRKGGPPGDLFVTIDVLPDPVLRRDDTNILYTCKVSYIDAILGTTTQVPTVDGMVDLKIPSGTQPGTTLVMAKKGVPLLNKRNMRGDQLVKVQVEIPKRLSGDERKLIEQLAGLKKEKAPSVR, encoded by the exons ATGGCTGGCATTACTTGTGGAAGTATGCGGGTTGTGATGTGGGGAGTTCAGCCTCAGCTCGTATTCGGATCCTCTGCTGTAGTTCGAGCATCGTTGTCGACTCATTG TTTGTCCAAAAGGGCCCCATCGCTAAGTTCAACAATTTTCTCTCAGAAACCCTTGGGTGAACTTTTTGGTTCAGCATCATACATCAAACCACGCCAGAGTAGAGGCGCGCGCCTTGTTGTTCGAGCTGAAAAA GATTTCTACTCTGTCCTTGGTGTCTCTAAAAATGCAAACAAGTCTGAGATCAAAAGTG CATATCGAAAGCTTGCTCGGAACTATCACCCTGATGTGAACAA AGAACCGGGAGCGGAAGACAAGTTTAAGGAGATCAGTAATGCTTACGAG GTTTTATCAGATGATGAGAAACGTTCCATATATGACAAGTATGGTGAGGCTGGGCTTAAAGGTGCCGGCATGGGAATGGGG GATTTCAACAACCCATTTGATATATTCGAGTCGTTATTCGAAGGCATGGGTGGTATGGGTGGTATGGGAGGAAGGGGATCCCGCAGCCGAGCCACTGAAGGCGAAGATCAGGTCTACAATTTGATCCTCAACTTCAAAGATGCAGTGTTTGGCATTGAGAAGGAGATTGAAATAACCCGTCTCGAGAGCTGCAGCACCTGTAATGGTTCGGGGGCGAAACCGGGAACAACTCCAACCAAGTGCAGCACTTGCGGAGGCCAAGGGCAAGTTGTAGCATCCACGAGGACGCCACTAGGTGTCTTCCAACAGGTCATGACTTGTTCGACTTGTGGCGGAGAGGGAGAAGTGTCAACTCCTTGCAACACATGTGGGGGCGAAGGCCGAGTAAGAAAGTCGAAGCGTATCAGCTTGAAAGTTCCGGCCGGGGTGGATTCTGGAAGCCGTTTGAGGGTGCGTAACGAGGGAAATGCCGGACGTAAAGGGGGACCCCCGGGAGATCTCTTTGTCACCATTGATGTCCTCCCCGACCCCGTTCTGAGAAGGGACGACACCAACATTCTCTATACGTGCAAGGTTTCTTATATAGATGCCATCTTAGGAACGACGACCCAGGTGCCAACCGTCGATGGAATGGTGGACCTCAAAATTCCGTCGGGCACGCAACCGGGGACGACCTTGGTCATGGCAAAGAAAGGCGTTCCGCTTCTCAACAAGAGGAACATGAGGGGCGACCAGCTCGTGAAAGTGCAAGTCGAGATCCCGAAGCGACTGAGTGGCGACGAGAGGAAGCTCATCGAGCAACTCGCTGGCCTGAAGAAGGAGAAGGCTCCCAGTGTGAGGTAA
- the LOC125224186 gene encoding glycine-rich protein 2-like has translation MADAARSAGTVKWFSGQKGFGFVSPDAGGDDLFVHQTEIRSEGFRTLREGQRVEFAVDCRDDGRSKAVDVAIVARDLKSGGRGRGRGRGRFGDGVECYNCGRIGHLARDCYGDGGGGGGESGDGGYRGYGRGGDDGGGDSGYRGYGRRGGGRGGDGGDGGYRGYGRGGSGRGRGGGGGRECYNCGEEGHFARDCQS, from the coding sequence ATGGCGGACGCGGCGAGATCGGCGGGGACCGTGAAGTGGTTCAGCGGCCAGAAAGGCTTCGGATTCGTCTCGCCGGACGCCGGCGGCGACGATCTCTTCGTGCACCAGACCGAGATCCGATCCGAGGGTTTCCGCACGCTGCGCGAGGGCCAGCGGGTGGAATTCGCCGTCGATTGCCGCGACGACGGCCGGAGCAAAGCCGTCGACGTCGCGATCGTCGCTAGGGATCTGAAATCCGGCGGCCGCGGACGCGGCAGAGGGAGAGGTAGGTTCGGTGATGGAGTGGAGTGCTATAACTGCGGGAGGATCGGCCACTTGGCTAGGGATTGCTATGGCgacggcggcggtggaggTGGAGAATCTGGAGATGGTGGTTACCGTGGCTATGGACGCGGCGGCGACGATGGGGGAGGAGATAGTGGTTATCGTGGCTATGGACGCCGCGGGGGAGGCAGAGGTGGCGATGGGGGAGATGGTGGTTACCGTGGCTACGGACGCGGCGGTAGCGGAAGAGGtcgcggcggcggtggtggaaGAGAGTGTTACAATTGTGGCGAAGAAGGGCACTTTGCGAGGGATTGCCAAAGTTGA
- the LOC125222678 gene encoding accelerated cell death 11-like: MDEDKPLKKMAEAFKELSIRLDQFPEGEEARLELSPFSNACSLVSPLFRCLGIAFKFAELDYVAKVNDLAGASKSISVLPLMMDDDVKSDCVRKPGSHTRNLLRVKRGIDMVKVLFEHIISIQGNSLKDPASKAYSQVFAPYHGWAIRKAVAAGMYALPTKAQLLNKLNEDETSARIQMQNFVASAALVVKYIDQLFISRGLGTDW, encoded by the exons ATGGACGAAGATAAACCTCTGAAGAAGATGGCGGAGGCCTTCAAGGAATTGAGCATCAGATTAGATCAATTCCCCGAAGGAGAAGAAGCCCGCCTCGAACTCTCCCCCTTCTCCAACGCCTGCTCTCTCGTCTCTCCTCTCTTCCGTTGTCTCGGCATCGCTTTCAAGTTCGCCGAGCTCGATTATGTCGCCAaa GTGAATGATCTTGCGGGGGcatcaaaatcaatttctGTGCTGCCGCTGATGATGGATGATGATGTTAAATCCGATTGTGTGCGGAAGCCAGGGAGCCACACGAGGAATCTTTTGAGAGTGAAGCGTGGAATTGACATGGTCAAGGTTTTGTTTGAGCACATCATTTCTATACA GGGAAATTCCCTAAAGGATCCAGCTTCAAAAGCTTACTCACAAGTCTTTGCTCCATATCATGGATGGGCCATTAGAAAAGCTGTAGCTGCAGGAATGTACGCCCTTCCGACAAAGGCACAGCTGTTAAACAAACTGAACGAAGATG AAACTTCAGCAAGAATACAGATGCAGAACTTCGTAGCCTCGGCAGCTCTAGTCGTTAAGTACATTGACCAGCTCTTCATCTCGAGAGGATTGGGAACTGATTGGTGA
- the LOC125220692 gene encoding protein SRC2-like yields MDCRKFVITLISATDLENVRVLGKMKVHARVSLSGGGAANGIEKRSPTDKHGETNPAWNYTMRFAISESMLENCNTMLVVKLYCKRKLGDRYVGEIHTPVKELFDFARSSGGSAVVCFPVQKGCVNSQGMLRFSYKFGERITIDELLLAESIAGLNLA; encoded by the coding sequence ATGGACTGCAGAAAATTCGTAATCACCCTAATTTCCGCCACCGATCTCGAAAACGTGCGCGTGCTCGGCAAGATGAAGGTCCACGCGCGCGTCTCCctcagcggcggcggcgccgccAACGGAATCGAGAAGCGCTCGCCGACGGACAAGCACGGCGAGACGAATCCGGCGTGGAATTACACGATGCGCTTCGCAATCAGCGAGTCGATGTTGGAGAACTGCAACACCATGCTCGTCGTCAAGCTCTACTGCAAGCGGAAGCTCGGCGACCGCTACGTCGGCGAGATCCACACGCCGGTCAAGGAGCTCTTCGACTTCGCCCGGAGCAGCGGCGGCAGCGCCGTCGTCTGTTTTCCGGTGCAGAAAGGCTGCGTCAATTCGCAGGGGATGCTGAGATTTTCGTACAAATTTGGGGAGAGGATCACGATCGATGAGCTGCTGCTGGCTGAGAGCATCGCCGGCTTGAATCTCGCTTGA
- the LOC125219556 gene encoding uncharacterized protein LOC125219556 codes for MKNQRIKRRMTSLDESWRITPAKIHSHKRQKSTRPSPNPNPNPNPLATVFTRSRSRIFSHQHRSGFSRPDPLTRKPVPAMESFLDANCLSAPRALLTKDLRHKRVFSPAVDSIEDKNEEQSNLLKGFAPSTVPDVDDAKDFELEKSEIDGVSDLKLKDRAIPGNASPPKLKKGINGCQTRKVFKNPNSFSYKRLLPHLMDIVNDSSSVSKFELVDAGSKSRSPKLDGVGFEPRSIADDSCAVKTECVAPRFNDSRKVSTVKWDLSGVDNELNRTAEAIRLLEVEEEGRHSDVNGVDASVEERIQTTPPDPCILAKTEVGCGRESSDAKKDQTFIVGSEKSINGSLKRCPNTKGGDSLMDKAALNPCSRLRFFRNSRSVSYRRLLPFLMDISKADSCTAAKPPKKLHRFVLEEDRQPAPSATAERCFVNNNLKEKTCERIHDEARIQTAADGSSPDSNSNLRSVNSATLPDIGTVNEETGQSQSGLAKLPLDLGSKESMLVSEPSSVVNCIQTKQHTPEEPRSAEKHDTCLSVELELHSGNTDTSEIVNLKQPSSPVNTLDHLGALVSPNNKPFKGILKRNRQGCRGLCDCLNCASFRLHAERAFEFSRNQLHDAEEVASQLMKELANVRLLLEKSIAGKDDSASIRPNTAIIKEACDRTIEAETLAKERLGELNNKLSVHCRIPVLLQPKVTFAPNNQ; via the exons atgaaaaatcaaagaatCAAGAGGAGAATGACATCATTAGATGAGTCTTGGAGAATAACACCCGCCAAGATCCACTCTCACAAGAGACAGAAGAGCACCCGACCATCCCCCAATCCCAATCCCAATCCCAATCCACTCGCCACCGTCTTCACGCGCAGCAGGTCCCGCATATTCTCCCACCAGCACCGCTCCGGATTCTCCAGACCCGACCCGCTCACCAGAAAACCCGTCCCCGCGATGGAATCGTTTCTGGACGCGAACTGCCTCAGTGCCCCGCGCGCTCTGCTCACCAAAGATCTCCGGCATAAGAGGGTTTTCAGTCCAGCCGTCGACTCAATCGAGGACAAAAACGAAGAGCAGAGCAATCTGTTGAAGGGCTTCGCTCCGAGCACGGTCCCGGATGTCGACGATGCGAAGGATTTTGAGCTTGAGAAATCTGAAATTGATGGGGTAAGTGATCTGAAATTGAAAGATCGGGCGATTCCTGGAAATGCGTCTCCTCCTAAATTGAAAAAG GGTATTAATGGTTGTCAGACGAGGAAGGTTTTCAAGAATCCCAATTCATTCAGCTATAAAAGATTGCTTCCGCATTTGATGGATATTGTCAATGATTCATCTA GTGTGTCCAAATTTGAATTAGTAGATGCTGGAAGTAAATCTAGGTCTCCGAAGTTGGATGGTGTCGGTTTTGAACCGAGGTCTATTGCTGATGATAGTTGTGCAGTCAAAACTGAGTGTGTTGCTCCTCGGTTTAATGATTCAAGAAAAGTCTCCACCGTTAAGTGGGATTTGAGTGGCGTGGATAATGAACTCAATCGGACTGCAGAAGCTATTAGGCTGCTGGAAGTGGAGGAAGAAGGTCGTCATAGTGATGTGAATGGAGTCGATGCATCAGTGGAGGAAAGGATTCAGACGACCCCTCCCGACCCTTGTATCCTCGCTAAAACAGAGGTTGGTTGTGGCAGGGAATCATCGGATGCTAAGAAGGACCAAACTTTCATTGTTGGCAGTGAGAAGAGCATCAATGGCTCCTTGAAAAGGTGTCCAAATACCAAAGGTGGCGATAGTTTGATGGACAAAGCG GCTTTGAATCCGTGTTCCCGACTAAGGTTCTTCAGGAATTCTAGGTCAGTCAGTTACAGGAGATTGCTTCCGTTTCTGATGGACATATCGAAAGCTGATTCCT GTACTGCAGCAAAGCCGCCAAAAAAATTGCATCGGTTTGTTTTGGAAGAAGATAGACAGCCAGCTCCTTCCGCCACTGCTGAACGCTGTTTTGTGAACAATAATCTGAAAGAAAAAACATGCGAAAGAATACACGATGAAGCTAGAATTCAAACTGCTGCAGATGGTTCGTCTCCTGATAGTAATAGTAATCTGAGGTCGGTTAATTCTGCAACTCTTCCTGATATAGGCACGGTGAATGAAGAAACTGGGCAAAGTCAAAGTGGTCTGGCAAAGTTACCACTAGATCTTGGGTCAAAAGAGAGTATGTTAGTCTCGGAACCATCGTCGGTTGTCAATTGCATTCAGACCAAGCAACATACTCCTGAAGAGCCTAGGTCAGCTGAGAAACACGACACGTGCTTGAGTGTAGAATTAGAACTTCATAGTGGCAATACTGATACAAGTGAAATAGTTAACTTGAAGCAACCCTCGTCCCCGGTCAACACGTTGGATCATTTGGGTGCCTTGGTTTCTCCTAACAACAAGCCTTTCAAGGGAATACTCAAGAGAAATCGCCAAGGGTGCAGAGGGCTATGTGATTGCTTGAACTGTGCTTCTTTTCGTCTTCATGCTGAAAGGGCATTTGAGTTTTCAAGGAACCAGTTGCATGATGCGGAAGAAGTTGCATCACAGTTAATGAAAGAACTAGCAAATGTCCGTCTTTTATTGGAGAAATCCATCGCTGGAAAAGATGATTCTGCTAGCATTCGACCCAATACA GCTATTATTAAAGAAGCATGTGATAGGACGATCGAAGCAGAAACCCTGGCAAAGGAGCGTCTTGGTGAATTGAACAACAAACTTAGTGTCCATTGCAGAATCCCA GTCTTGCTGCAGCCCAAGGTAACTTTTGCTCCTAACAATCAATAA
- the LOC125185280 gene encoding peamaclein, with amino-acid sequence MKPTIIALATIFLVLTTAFADKDVHGSGFCDSKCAVRCSKAGRQDRCLKYCGICCEKCNCVPSGTYGNKDECPCYRDIKNSKGNPKCP; translated from the coding sequence ATGAAACCTACAATTATTGCATTGGCCACCATTTTCCTCGTCCTAACCACCGCATTTGCGGACAAGGACGTCCATGGGTCGGGCTTTTGCGACTCCAAGTGCGCTGTTCGATGCTCAAAGGCTGGGCGACAAGACCGTTGCCTCAAGTATTGTGGGATATGTTGCGAGAAGTGTAATTGTGTCCCTTCGGGAACTTATGGAAACAAAGACGAGTGCCCTTGTTATAGGGACATAAAGAACTCTAAGGGCAATCCTAAGTGCCCTTAA
- the LOC125222677 gene encoding uncharacterized protein LOC125222677 encodes MRLLRSALRSANAALSHQSQTPRVVRAFSANASPLNDDWSGSNWFGSFGDSQQDNSGDGNASSMAAFYKKLENAERKHDRFGLQGGFGDSMNSLADGMEYKLKQAASYFEFDPLEVTRDDYTFRPDVNFQSGMSYDTKDLDLRKPGVRKPTKRMEFETTTEEVLREADFRNVKFLAKFITEAGIINKRSKTGISAKAQRKVAREIKTARAFGLMPFTTMGTKQFRYGDTMEDMDRDFEFESTYDHNFVEEGADA; translated from the exons ATGAGACTCCTTCGAAGCGCCCTGCGGTCTGCCAACGCCGCCTTGTCTCATCAATCCCAGACCCCTCGTGTTGTTCGAGCGTTTTCTGCTAACGCGTCTCCTC TTAATGATGATTGGAGTGGATCAAACTGGTTTGGTTCATTTGGGGATTCTCAGCAAGACAATTCGGGTGATGGGAATGCGTCTAGTATGGCCGCCTTTTACAAGAAGCTTGAGAATGCTGAGAGGAAACATGATAGATTTGGGTTGCAAGGAGGTTTTGGTGACAGTATGAATTCATTGGCTGACGGGAtggaatataaattaaagcaaGCGGCTTCCTACTTTGAGTTTGATCCACTCGAAGTGACTAGAGATGATTATACTTTCAGGCCTGATGTTAATTTCCAGAGTGGGATGTCTTATGATACCAAG GATCTTGATTTGAGAAAGCCTGGAGTGCGCAAGCCTACCAAAAGGATGGAGTTTGAAACAACGACTGAGGAAGTATTGCGAGAAGCTGATTTCAGG AACGTGAAATTCCTTGCAAAGTTCATCACCGAAGCTGGTATTATCAACAAGAGGAGCAAG ACTGGAATCAGTGCTAAGGCTCAGAGGAAAGTTGCTCGTGAGATCAAGACGGCTCGCGCATTTGGATTGATGCCTTTCACCACAATGGGAACAAAACAGTTCAGGTACGGGGATACAATGGAAGACATGGACCGTGATTTCGAATTCGAGTCCACGTACGATCATAATTTTGTCGAGGAGGGGGCAGATGCCTGA
- the LOC125224183 gene encoding G-type lectin S-receptor-like serine/threonine-protein kinase At5g35370, whose amino-acid sequence MMDLSLIFLLLSLHLSLASAALFPEFIYPNFTATHLKFIDSSGAFLVSRNGTFKAAMFNPGAQQLRFYFCVIHAASNVVTWSANHDAPVSKSGSMMLTRNGLAVADEHGSVKWSTPAFKSPVFALQLTETGNLMVLDQFNASLWESFNSPTDTVVMGQRLHIGTTLSSSISADDLSTGGYKLVLTDSDAVLQWRNLTYWKMSMDVSVYVNSFAMVGFMEMNQSGVYLSDHDGSSVVVRLSLPPDTGFRLARIDQSGQFSILSYSGATQKKDFVMPVEKCRVPVVCGTNGLCSRGASADSPVCTCPTGFRATPNNSTFCVPSDSAYSLHVSCGQSDLPESSNSSNSNYLQLGHGVDYFANEFVAPQNYGVDVSHCKNLCSEDCSCLGFFFENSSGSCYRLEGAVGSMMMRATSSRVGYVKVVVRSAPPGFGGSDHEEGLPLVAVVLLPTSGLFVLFVIGILLCRKYSRIEVDFVNNSKTYSKSMSFDDLEFSIPGLPLRFDYEEIERATENFKTKIGTGGFGTVYKGMLKDKSLVAVKRITNLGVRGKSDFCTEIGVIGSIHHLNLVKLRGYCTQRRQWLLVYEYMNRGSLDKTLFGNGPPLEWEERVEIALGAARGLAYLHSGCEHKIIHCDVKPENILLHDQNQAKLSDFGLAKLLSREDSSLFTTMRGTRGYLAPEWLTSSTVSDKTDVYSYGMVLLEIVSGRKNCMTRARSHSLDEDNSSQGTAPCEFVYFPLYALEMHEQGRYSELVDPRLVGRVTSQDVEKLVRVALCCVQEEPGLRPSMTSVVGMLEGKTPLGAVEIEALNFLRFYGRRFVESSVAPESGALSDVMVFPDANVSHGSNVSMSTAAFSFISSQNISGPR is encoded by the coding sequence ATGATGgatctctctctcatcttccttcttctctctctccatctctctcttgCATCCGCCGCTCTCTTCCCGGAGTTCATATATCCAAATTTCACAGCCACACATCTCAAATTCATCGACTCCTCCGGCGCGTTCCTCGTCTCCCGGAATGGAACGTTCAAGGCCGCCATGTTCAACCCCGGGGCTCAGCAGCTCCGGTTCTACTTCTGCGTCATCCACGCCGCGTCCAACGTTGTCACCTGGTCCGCCAACCACGACGCGCCCGTGTCGAAGTCCGGGAGCATGATGCTAACGAGAAACGGCCTTGCCGTGGCCGACGAACATGGGAGCGTCAAGTGGTCCACTCCGGCCTTCAAATCCCCAGTCTTTGCCCTGCAGTTGACAGAGACTGGAAACCTCATGGTCCTTGACCAATTCAACGCGTCTCTGTGGGAGAGCTTCAATTCTCCCACAGACACGGTTGTGATGGGACAGAGGTTGCATATAGGGACAACTCTCTCGAGTTCTATATCGGCCGACGATCTATCGACAGGCGGATACAAACTTGTCCTGACGGATTCTGACGCCGTCTTGCAGTGGAGGAATCTGACGTATTGGAAGATGTCGATGGACGTGTCGGTGTATGTGAACTCCTTTGCGATGGTCGGGTTCATGGAGATGAACCAGTCGGGAGTCTACCTGTCTGACCACGACGGATCTTCCGTTGTGGTCAGACTGAGTCTGCCACCGGACACTGGCTTCAGACTAGCCAGGATTGACCAGTCTGGCCAGTTCTCCATCTTAAGCTACTCAGGAGCAACTCAGAAGAAGGATTTCGTCATGCCTGTTGAAAAGTGTCGTGTCCCGGTCGTCTGTGGGACGAACGGATTGTGTAGCCGTGGGGCATCTGCAGACAGTCCTGTCTGCACATGCCCCACTGGCTTTCGAGCAACTCCAAATAATTCGACCTTTTGCGTTCCATCTGACAGTGCTTACTCGTTACATGTTTCCTGCGGCCAGTCTGATCTGCCGGAGAGTTCAAATTCTTCGAATTCAAACTACTTGCAGCTCGGCCACGGTGTAGACTACTTTGCGAACGAGTTCGTCGCGCCTCAGAATTATGGGGTGGATGTGTCGCATTGTAAAAACCTCTGTTCAGAAGATTGTTCTTGCTTGGGATTCTTCTTTGAAAATTCGTCCGGTTCGTGTTACAGGCTTGAAGGTGCGGTCGGATCAATGATGATGAGGGCCACGAGCAGCCGCGTGGGGTACGTCAAGGTTGTTGTGCGATCCGCACCGCCGGGTTTTGGTGGTTCGGACCATGAAGAGGGGCTACCTTTAGTTGCAGTGGTGCTACTACCTACTAGTGGactctttgttttgtttgttattggCATTCTTCTGTGTAGAAAGTATAGCCGAATCGAGGTCGACTTCGTGAACAATTCGAAGACCTATTCGAAGTCCATGTCGTTCGATGATCTCGAATTCTCAATCCCTGGTCTACCCCTGAGGTTCGACTACGAGGAGATTGAACGAGCAACGGAGAATTTCAAGACGAAGATTGGAACCGGTGGGTTTGGAACGGTATACAAAGGCATGCTTAAAGACAAATCACTTGTTGCTGTGAAGAGGATTACTAATTTGGGAGTGAGAGGTAAGAGTGACTTTTGCACTGAGATTGGTGTGATTGGAAGCATTCATCATCTCAATTTGGTGAAATTGAGAGGCTATTGCACTCAAAGGAGGCAATGGCTCTTGGTGTACGAGTATATGAACCGCGGCTCGCTCGATAAGACCCTGTTCGGGAATGGCCCGCCTCTCGAGTGGGAGGAGCGGGTCGAGATCGCGCTCGGGGCCGCGCGGGGGCTCGCCTACTTGCACAGCGGGTGTGAGCACAAGATCATTCATTGCGACGTGAAGCCAGAGAACATACTCCTGCACGACCAAAATCAGGCGAAACTGTCTGATTTTGGCCTTGCTAAGCTTCTCAGTCGTGAAGACTCCAGTCTCTTCACGACCATGAGAGGCACTCGGGGCTACCTGGCGCCGGAGTGGCTTACGAGCTCCACAGTCTCAGACAAGACTGATGTGTATAGTTACGGAATGGTGCTACTAGAAATTGTTAGCGGGAGGAAAAATTGTATGACGAGGGCGAGGAGCCATAGCCTCGACGAGGACAACTCCTCCCAAGGAACCGCACCATGCGAGTTCGTTTACTTCCCACTCTACGCATTAGAGATGCACGAGCAAGGGAGGTATTCGGAGCTAGTCGACCCGAGATTAGTTGGTAGAGTGACGAGCCAGGACGTGGAGAAATTGGTGCGTGTGGCGTTGTGTTGTGTTCAGGAGGAGCCAGGGCTCAGGCCGTCCATGACGAGCGTGGTTGGTATGCTCGAGGGAAAAACACCGTTGGGCGCCGTCGAGATCGAAGCGCTCAACTTTTTGCGATTCTACGGCCGAAGGTTCGTCGAGTCATCTGTTGCACCGGAATCCGGAGCGCTTAGTGACGTTATGGTGTTTCCAGATGCAAATGTTTCACATGGTAGCAATGTATCTATGTCTACTGCAGCTTTTTCTTTCATCTCATCCCAGAATATCTCTGGTCCAAGATAA